Below is a genomic region from Desulfobacter sp..
GATGGCTTTAGCTTCAAGGTAAAACCTGAACCCTTTTTGACGCCTGCTTCTGGTGGACCTTTTGCAGAATATGAATCCTTTGGCGTGGAAGACTTAAGGATAAACCCTGTGGAAGATTTTTATCTTCTTACCTATAGTGCTTATTCTCAGCACGGGGTTCGCATCGCCCTTGCCCGCACAAGTGATTTTGAAAAAATTGAGCGGATTGCCCTGATCACCCAGGCTGATCTGCGCAATGTGGTTATTTTTCCGGAAAAATTTGACGGCCGGTATGTGAGACTTGACCGGCCGCACTCTGAAATATCCCCCTGGTCCATCTGGATTTCCTATTCTCCGGATCTGATTCACTGGGGGGATTCAAAAGTATTGATGAAACCCTTGGTCTATCATTGGGATGAGATGAAAATCGGCCCCGGAGCACCGCCTATTAAAACGGAAAAGGGCTGGCTGCATATTTATCACGGGGTTTTCAAAACCATGTCCGGAACCGTTTACAGGCTCGGTGTTGCCCTTCACAAGCTTGAAGACCCCGCCCGGATCATCGGGGTGGCTGACCAGTGGATCCTGCAACCCGAAGAGGTTTGGGAACAGACCGGCTATGTTCCCAATGTGGTTTTCACCTGCGGTGCTGTTCCCGAGGAAGACGGGACCGTAAAAATTTACTGGGGGGGAGCTGATACGGTGATGTGTGTGGGTACGGCAAAAATTTTCGACCTTGTGTCTCTTTGTCTTCAATCCGGCCGGCCGCCGGTTGAATGATTTGACGGTCGTTCTTAAATTTTCTCATCCTTTAATTTTAAGGAAATGCAACCATGCCGTTTAATTCACATCATAAGCTTGAAGTGAAAAGAAAACCAAACAAAATTAACATGGATACAGCCCGGGGCTTTCCCCTGCCCCATCTCCCGGATAATCCCGATCGCATATCCATGATCATACTAAGGATTGTCCGCCTGGGTGAAACCTGCGCAGGTTTGTTGATTGCAGATGTGATAAGAGATTTTTCAAATCGGCATGAAGACCTTTTACGCATTTTTGAGCGTCATTTAAAGGCGAACTGATTACTCCTTCTACCATGTCTGATATTGACTACGGTATTGCAGGTTTCGATTAAAAAAACTGCTCAATTGTCTGAGCAAAGCGGTTCCTTAACAGCGGGTTATGCAAAGATAACCGGAAAAAATTGCGAAAGGAGAAATACAATGAGCCCATCAATCCAAAAACCAAGACCAAGCAAGAATGATAAACGAGACACATGGATTGAATACGGCAAGGAGGAAGGAGAAAACTGGATTAAAAAGGTTCTGTTGCAAAAAATTATTAATGTCTGATACAAGTCCGTTTTGGCACTAATTTAGGTTCATCAGAAAATCGCGTACCTGGACTGAGAAACATCACTGGGAAGGCAATAACACAGTAAGGATTTTTATGCTTGAAATGATGGTGTGAACATGATCATGTTCTAATTTTTTTGTGTTATTCGCACAAAATCGGAGAATGAATTAATGTCCACAAGCTTCATATACCATGCCTTTGGCCTTCGTGACTACTTTTATAAAACAACACGTTTCATCGGTGGAATAATCACTTTTGAACTCATACCAAAACCGGAGGCGGTAAAATGCCCGGAATGTAATTCCAGGTCCGTCACCAGGAAAGGGATTGTGACAAGAGATCTCAGAACAATACCGGTAGGTTCAAAACCCGTGATTCTCAGGACGGCTATCCAGAGAATTTGGTGTTCGTTCTGTCAATTTGTCCGGCAAATCAAACTATCCTTTGCCCAGGAGGGGAAAAGCTATACCCGGGCTTTTGAACGGTATGTCTTGGAGTTGTCTCAGTTCATGACAATCAAAGATATTGCCATCCATTTAAGGATCAGCTGGGATACGATAAAGCAGATCCAGAAAGAAGACCTGCTGAGGCGTTATCGAAATATCCCCCTTGAGAAAGTCCGGCAGATTGCCATAGATGAAATTTCCATAGGGAAAGGGCATAAATACTTGACCATCGTGATGGATCTGGAATCCGGTAGAATTCTGCACGTGGGAGAAGGAAAAGGTGGTGAAGCTTTGAAATCTTTTTGGACAAAAGTGAAAATATCGAAAGCAAAAATCAAAGCCGTCAGCATCGATATGTCCCCGGCATACTTGAGTGCTGTTATTGAAAATCTTTCTGGTTCAGCAATTGTCTTTGACAGATTTCATGTTGTTAAATTGTTCAATGAGAAACTGTCGGATTTCAGGCGAAAGCTCTACAACCTTCTTGCCAATACCGGGCAACAAAAACTTCTGAAGGGAGTCCGGTGGCTTTTGTTAAAAAATCCCGAAAACCTCAGTGATGACAAGAAGGAGGCCCAACGGTTAGAAGAAGCATTGAAAATAAATCAGCCGCTATTGGTAGTCTACTACATGAAAGAGGAACTCAGGCAAATATGGAATCAAAAGAAAAAAGAAACAGCTGAAAAGATAGTCAGCAATTGGATCAATCTGGCCAATATTTCCAAAATTTCAATGTTGATGAAATTTGCCAAGACCTTGGCTGTGCACAGGCAAAGAATCCTTTCATACTATGATTACAGGATATCTACAGGTCCTTTAGAAGGGACAAATAACAAGATAAAAACCATGAAACGGAAAGCTTATGGATACAGGGATTCGGAGTTTTTCAGGTTGAAACTTTTGGACCTTCACAATAAAAGGTACGCATTAATCGGATGAACCCTAATTTATTTGCAGAGAGATAGTATGAAAAATGAAAACCCTTTCAAGTGGCGTCATTATGAAAAAGAAATCATCCTGTTGAATGTTCGCTGGTATCTGAGATATCAACTGAGTTACAGGAATCTGGAAGGGGCGCATTCCCATTTTCCCGGTTTTAAAAAGGCCTGTCTTTTAGAGCAAAAAGAATGATATCCTCTGTTACGCTGAAATGAACATAAATGGATTGTGCTAATGAAGAAAGCTGAAGATTGTAATACTGTTGATGAAGTCCTTGCATGCCTCAAAGAACTGGAAGAAGATCCAAATCGCTTGGTTCGTAACGCTAACGAATTAGAACAGATGGAGCAGGAAATCCTTGAGTATACAAATCGGATAAGCGCCTTTTTTTTAAAAAAAAGATCCAGGCCTCAGTAGATTCCTCTGAACAGGTCGACCAAGAAAAAGAATTGATGTCCAATTGGCCGGGACGGATGAAAAGCGAAGGGCTTGAGACCGTTTGGATTCAGCTTTGTACAGATAGTTCGGTTGATATTCATGTTCGATACTATCGAAGGTCCTGTGACCGCCGAAAAGGAAAAAGATATAAAGGTGCATACGCTGGTTTAATCCTTCTTGGAATCCATGATCGCTGCTCGCCTGCTTTGGCTTCTATGGTGAGTTCTTGGTCAGCCTTATTAAGTTCTTTTGAAGAAGTCCGTCAAGTGCTTTGTGACCGTGGGATGACGTTGGGTATAAAGGTCATCCGTAAACTGACCTATCGGTACGCAGAGCGGGCTCGAGCCGAACAACAAGCGGGCCGAATCCCATTAAATGATGGAGATTTACTTGAAGGGCGGCGAGTCGTTATCAGCACTGATGGTGGCCGCACTCGGCTCAGAGAGAAGAAAAGGGGACCAAAAACCCAAAAGGATAGAACCCGATTTCGTGGGGCATGGCGAGAACCCAAGCTTTTGATCATTTATGTAGTGGACGCCCATGGAAAACAAGAAAAAAGCTTTTCACCATTTATTGATGGCTGTTTCAATGGACCGGATGGTGTATTCCACTTGTTAAAGGGTTATTTGAACTCCCTTCATATTCAGAACTCAGACAAAATACTGTTTGTTGCAGATGGGGCACATTGGATTTGGAATCGAATCCCCGGACTGCTAAAAGCATTGGGTTTGGCTCCTGAGCGTGTGTATGAACTTCTCGATTTCTACCATGCAGTTGAGCATCTGGGTACAGTAGTAGGCTTAAGGAAGACCTGGTCATCCAAGGAACGCAAACGCTGGGTATCGAAGCAGCGAGGTCTTCTGCTGAAGGGAAAGGCGATTGAGGTGGTACAGGCCGTCCAGAAGCTTTGTAGAGGCAGAAACAGTAAGACTATTAAGACGGAACGGGATTATTTTGTGCGCAATGAACTGAGGCTTAATTTCTCAACTGTAAAAGCGTTGAACTTACCTATTGGCAGCGGTGCTATTGAAAGTTCGATTCGGAGAGTCGTGAATTTACGTCTTAAAGGTCCATGCATCTTTTGGTATCGGGAGAATGCAGAAAAAATGATTATGCTGCGATCATTTTATAAAGCAGGGCGTTGGAACTGCCTGAAGCAGATGGCAAACATGCACAATCCAGTGCCAGCGGTATAACCGGGAAAATGGGAATGCGCCCTCTGGAAGAGATGATGCAAGAACGGGGCTTGTCTGTGGATCACAGTACCATTTACCGATGGGTTCAGCGCTATGCTCCTGAAATGGAAAAGCGAAGCAGGAAGTATCTGCGGCAATCAAATGATTCTTACCGTATTGATGAAACATATATCAAGGTGCGGGGGAAAATGAAGTATCTTTACCGAGCGGTCGATTCCCGTGGAAATACCATCGATTTTCTTCTTCGCAGCAGACGTAATATGGAATCTGCCAAACGATTTTTTAAAAAGATGCTGCGAGCTTCCAATAGCTCCAGACCTCGGGTTCTGAGTGTTGACGGAAATCCTGCATATCCTCCG
It encodes:
- a CDS encoding glycoside hydrolase family 130 protein → MDKIKDIVTRYPKNPILTREDVPYPVATVHNAGVIKYKNRYIMLFRSHLENGRSIIGRADSPDGFSFKVKPEPFLTPASGGPFAEYESFGVEDLRINPVEDFYLLTYSAYSQHGVRIALARTSDFEKIERIALITQADLRNVVIFPEKFDGRYVRLDRPHSEISPWSIWISYSPDLIHWGDSKVLMKPLVYHWDEMKIGPGAPPIKTEKGWLHIYHGVFKTMSGTVYRLGVALHKLEDPARIIGVADQWILQPEEVWEQTGYVPNVVFTCGAVPEEDGTVKIYWGGADTVMCVGTAKIFDLVSLCLQSGRPPVE
- a CDS encoding ISL3 family transposase; this translates as MSTSFIYHAFGLRDYFYKTTRFIGGIITFELIPKPEAVKCPECNSRSVTRKGIVTRDLRTIPVGSKPVILRTAIQRIWCSFCQFVRQIKLSFAQEGKSYTRAFERYVLELSQFMTIKDIAIHLRISWDTIKQIQKEDLLRRYRNIPLEKVRQIAIDEISIGKGHKYLTIVMDLESGRILHVGEGKGGEALKSFWTKVKISKAKIKAVSIDMSPAYLSAVIENLSGSAIVFDRFHVVKLFNEKLSDFRRKLYNLLANTGQQKLLKGVRWLLLKNPENLSDDKKEAQRLEEALKINQPLLVVYYMKEELRQIWNQKKKETAEKIVSNWINLANISKISMLMKFAKTLAVHRQRILSYYDYRISTGPLEGTNNKIKTMKRKAYGYRDSEFFRLKLLDLHNKRYALIG
- a CDS encoding IS6 family transposase, whose translation is MRPLEEMMQERGLSVDHSTIYRWVQRYAPEMEKRSRKYLRQSNDSYRIDETYIKVRGKMKYLYRAVDSRGNTIDFLLRSRRNMESAKRFFKKMLRASNSSRPRVLSVDGNPAYPPAVKALKEKKLLNKDCILRQNKYLNNIIEQDHRFIKKLVRAGMGFKTFHSAWRTLKGYEIMNMIRKGQVKNIRKGEILKQKEFVENLFSYAA